ATTTGGATAGAAATTCATAAAGAGCAATCTATAGGAAGTAAAAACATGACGCCAAATGCAAGAAGaatatttttcttcctctttccaaGATTTTCAAAGAGCCCTATATGCATGCTGAAGTTGTTGGTCTTTCCTTTTCAGCCAGTTTCAGAATCTCTCCTGGACATTATCCTGCTCTTTTGTCCTCCTCACTGCTCTCAGTTAAGTTGCTCTGCGCAGAGACCCCAGCCTGTTCTTGCCACACCATGCATTCCAAACAATCCATTAAACCTGAAGCCCCTCCTCATGTGCCAGTCAGTGCCATGTAAGTGTGAGCTATGTAAGGTTGCAGCATATGTCTGCGTGTGCAACTTACCAGCTGAGTGtagcagtctgtgtgtgtgtgtgtgtttttttttctgtgatgctGTGGCTGAAGTGCTGCTGCAGTTGCTGCTGTTGTACCTGTGCCTCTCTTCTCTCCCTCCTGCTCGCACTGCAACTCTCCTGACAATGAGCCGCCCGTCCACGGATAGCATTTGAACTGACTTAAGAAAGAGAACAGGAACAATCACTTTGTTCTCATTTTTCAGATGAGTACCTTcggagagaaggaaggaagggaggggAGAGGAAGTCAACAAGCCTAGTGCCTTCCTGCAGAAAAATAAGGAAACACTAGATAGACATCTCTATTTCTCTATGAAATAGGGATTTGCATAGCCTTTGGAGGAATGTGGGGAAGCAAGTGCTGATGTTTCActtgaaaacaacaaaatttgAAGGTTTAACAGCTGCAAAGTGACATGTTACGGTGGAAGATCTCGGCGCTATCTGTTAATCCAGCTCAAAGAGATGCATCCTAATCCTAACTTCATATTTATAAATTAATaagtcttcatttttttcacataaaataGAAAATTTCTTGAGCTCATGAGAtacttaaaaactgtttaaagtTCTTAGTTGTTTTGATCATGTTGTTCATCACAGAGGGGCTGATTACTACACATTGCATTGTACAATATATCATgcgaaaaacacaaaacatgtgagacataatgtgctttacttcctttcctttatttctttttacctttaaatgactttctttttacttttaaatttttttcttgctcTGACTGTGGTGCTCTTGTAATGAACTGCATGATCACGTTAATCAGTATTCCCAATATTTTTTTACCATTTCCCGCAAACACAGGGCAgatgaaaacagcagcaaagaaaaatgaataaatagacGACATGTGACAGCGCAGCCACTAGGAGGCAAGAGTGGCCCACTGTCTGCATGACAATGCCATTTTATTGTCCTGTTTGTCATCATAAAGTGTCTGCAGCTATGTGTTACGGCCTCGCTCTGGTTGTGAAATCTGAATGAGCTATCATCCCACGCTTTACTTTTGCCGCAGAAGTTTTTGAACAGTGACAACGTTATCAGCTCTTTAACTGAGATGAGGTGGCAGTTAGTAAATCACGAGGCCGCTGAAGTAATTGAGCTCATATCATTGAAACAGTGAAACTGTCTTTTATGAGATGTGGCCAATCATTATCTGTGTTAATTAGCTCATGGGACCAATTAACCTCAGACCTGGACAATGTGTGCATCAATTCCTCTGAGGAATTAAGGACTTTATTAATAGAAAGAGAAATTTGCAGGTGTGTGGGTAACTTGTTTTGCCATTGTGTTTGTTTACAAACACCCATTCTGAAGAAACATGGCTTACTGAGCCAACATGGCGGCTCAGCAGGCCAGACTTTTTCTGTTGACCTCCAAAACCAGCTTTTTCACTCTCTCCTGTCCTGACAGGAGCAGACACATAATAAAAAGTTGAATCcttaaaatgtactttttttcatccttttttttttctttaatcaaaGTGCTGCTACCCTCGTATTCACTCATGCTTTGAATAATTTCATTGCTGCATGCTCTTCTTGACCCTCTTGACTTTCGTAACATCTCTGAAATGCGCGGTCATGCAGCAGGAGCTCTTAACTAATGATCTCCAATAGCAAGAAGCAAACCAGGCCACACAATTACCAGACCCTTTGACCTGGCCTACACAGTGGTCAGCTTCATCTGCAGAGGTGACTGAAAAGGGCTCATTAAGGATTTCTAAGTGGCTTTTAAGTTTCTGTGTCACTCGCAAAGGACGCTTTGGAAGTATATAAGACATGCCAGCAGCACCATGTGAGACAGAGAACTCAACAATCACCTAAGAGCAACCTGAAGAGGAACTTGAGCGAACAAGTATGTACGCTTGCACTTGCTCTCTGTCAAGCTTAGATTTCATAGTCACTCTTACCAagtctgttttttccccctgtttttcttctccacTCTCAGCAGAAATGACCGgagctgctgtgtctgtgtgcctgctttttctcctctctgtaTGTTCAGCATGTTACATCTCCAACTGCCCTATTGGAGGAAAGAGGTCCATAATGGATGCACCATTGCGCAAGGTGAGCTCAGTCACTCAGTCTTTAACTTTGGCTTTTGAAGCTGCAAATTCATACAAGAGTATTAGCAAAGTGGCAGATGTTCCTCCTCATTCATTGAGTCAGATAATGAAAAGCCTAAACAGAGATTTAGTAGTAATCTCAGAAAGTGCTAGACATGACAATTCAACTTGTTTCTACGTCTAGTGCATGTCATGCGGCCCTGGAGACAGGGGCCGTTGCTTCGGCCCAAGTATCTGCTGTGGGGAGGGTCTCGGCTGCCTGCTCGGCTCCCCAGAAACGGCTCACTGTGTGGAGGAGAACTACCTGCTCACCCcctgccaggcaggagggagACCCTGTGGATCTGAGGGAGGACGGTGCGCTGCCTCAGGGCTCTGCTGTGATGCAGGTCAGGAAATCGTGATGTTAATATAAGCAGTGTTAGAAGGAGTATTTCAACCCTTAACTGAAGTAAAATTAATACCACTACCATTGGTAGAATACTTGCTTAGGAGGAAAAAAGTGTTGTGCATGCAACACACCAAAGTCAAGCTGATTGTAATTTACAACTGGGTGGTTTGATAAGTATTCTGTGTAAAACACATCCTATTTTATATGCTTATTGGATATGGCTTGATAAAGGTACAGTATCTACAGTGAATAATGTGgagtaaaaaagtacaaaaatttCCCTTTGAAATGTAGTGAAGTAGAAGTATAAAATACCACAACATTGAAATACTCAAGTACAATTACTTGATTGATTCATGAAATTTTCCAGTGTCCAAGATTCAGTGTAGCTAAACCTTCACAAGTCACTGCTTCTCTAATGTAAGCATGTCAATTGTCATCCAAACTCCCTTAATTtctaataatttaatttattgttattttatgaATAATGTCAGAATTAGAAGTTTTATTCCTAGTAGAGCTATGCATGTTTTAATAACAATCCAattaaagaagaaacaaaatccACCTTTGCTTTGAGTTATACGACTTCGATCACGATGACCTAATTTACCCTGTTGCTTTGTAAGGGTCCATGGCCCCAGGTCACAAAGCCAGATAACATATCGTAACGTGTAAAGCTGCGATAAAAGACGACCATTTTTGGTAATAGCGCCTCCTGTTTTGTTCTTAACCCTGCCACAGAGAGCTGCACCACAGATCAATCCTGCCTTATCGAGGAGGAAGGAGATGAACAAACCAGCCAGTTCGATGGCAGCGACCCCGGTGACATCATCCTCAGGCTCCTGCATTTGGCTGGCCACACTTCTCCTCATCGAGTCCACCAATGAGCTGCTCTTGACGTCGAGGTCTCACCGCAAGCTCTCAAGCCGTAGGGATGAAATGGGACTTGTAGTTCATTTGTTTCTATGTGTCATGACGCCGATTTTGCTCTTTTGCCTGAAGTACTTCTGTAGAGTGCCTTTGTCAATATAGGCTATTTTTATGTATGAATTTAGGAATGAATACTGGCTGTGGTCATTCAGTTATCTGCATGctgaaataaagttttaagAGAGTATAAAACGCTATCTTTTCTTTGCCCTCATTAAAACCTATATGTAAAACTGCAATATTTCAAAATACTTCTAAATACTTTCCTCTTAAGACACCATGAACCTTATCAGGCCGCTCTGTTGGGCTATATTCCACTATCAACAAATGTGCAAAGCCCACAAACATCCGTATGTTTCAGATAATCCTCAAATGGATCTCTCTGCAAATTCAAATGTTCCTTACATGACGATGTGTTTCTTTGGCACTTCTGGTGACACAATATCACTGTTGCAACACTGCTGGGACTATTATCTCCCAGGTTAGCCACCTTtgatctttttattttgttgttaacTTTGCAATCAATCCACTTAGGTTCTTTGTTTGCCTCTGGAGGTATGCCAGTAAATAAAtcggtaaataaataaacagcctATTAAAGACTTTGCATGAGATAACCCTTTACTCATGATACATTTTTGACATTGCAttgcagtttattatttttgtcataTCTTGGTCTCCTCTGTGAAAACTCTATTTCTTCCATGAAGCTTATCATGAAAAGTGACTTCACCTGTCTAAAGTACCTTTGTAATCAAATGTAGATTATACTTCACACAGTGGAATCGGCAAGCTCCAAGAAAGGTTTCACAGGCTAAAAAAAGGGGCAGATATCTGTGTTaaccacccccccaaaaaagtacCTTTGTAATTTATAATTTTGCAAAATACTAATTAAATTATACTTATAGGTCTGAAATATATAATGCATCAAAGAAAAGACTGAAGGGAATTTTAAGAGAAAAAGGGCAGAGAATGAACAAAGAGGGAAACAAATCCCCATGTCACATGAAAATAATGTCCTGTTAGAATTGGGGTTCAGTGCATGCATTGTCATCAAATGTTGGTGTGCAGGACTTTGAAGCTCCTTCCACACGTTGCTGTACATCAAAATGCCCTTTTACTGTtcctattttctcttttttcagtgAGTGTTACCTAACTTTAGTCTAGCCACTCTGGGCCTCTTTTATCTCTCTGCCCGCCCATCTTTTGTGAGTCCTGCTGGAAGTAGTGAAGTAGGGAGTTTCCTTAATTTCAAACAGCAGAGGTTAAAGATTGATCCGCTGTAGCTTGAGAATATAAAAGAGGCGGATATTCGCCTCTTGCTCTACCTTTACTGTCTGCCACCATGTCTTTCGCTGGAAAATACCAGCTGGATTCTCAGGAGAACTTTGAGCCTTTTATGAAGGCTATTGGTAAGAGTAGTGCAAAACTAACAAGCTTCCTGCAGTGAATGAACTGAAATAATTTATCTAACTAATGGTTTCTAAATCTTTTGCATTCTGCCCTAGGCTTGTCTGATGAGCTCATCCAGAAAGGCAAAGATGTTAAGAGCATCTCCGAGATCGAGGAGAACGGTGACACCTTCAAAGTGACGGTTACAACCGGCTCAAATGTCATCGTCAGCAACTTCACCATCGGACAGGAGGCTGAACTACTGTCACCCACTGGAGAAAAAGTGAAGGTAAGCCAGGATATTAAACTTACTCAAATCCACAGGAAACCCAGTGTTGAAAATGAGTGATTTAAAAAGCCTGCAACACATTTGGTCTACATAAAATGTCAGAACTAACCACTGAGCCTAATCTTGGTTTATCTTGAAGGGGGTAGTTCAGCGTGAAGGCAACAAGCTGAAGGTCACCCTGAAGTCCATCCAGTCAGTCACAGAACTGTTGGATGCGAACACGCTAGTTACTGTaagtggttttgttttctttcacctTTTAAAAGCTCTTCCTCACTGTTTTACTAAACAGTATTTAATGCATTTTGGTTTTCTCCCCTTGCAGACAATGACTGTTGGGAACATTGTATACAAGAGGACAAGCAAACGCATGTAACTTTCTATACTTGATAATAAAAcgagggaggaaaaaagcaacTGTCTCATGGCTTTCTTTTTCCAAAATTGTTTAAATGTGGTTTTTATCAAGTCAGTTCAAAGCTAATGAAGGGGTTTGGTAAATGCACTAATTTCCACCTGTCTAACTATCTCAGTCTAAAAGTAATATTACTGAAGACTGTACAGTGAACTTGCTGAAGATTGTGCTCAAGAACTGGTCTAGTTGTTGTGGGCGAACTTCCCTTCCCCTGAGGTGCAAATTAATTTAAGCACTTATATCAAATTTGGTATGTAGCTTGTATCAAGTGACTACCCCAGGATCTACAACAgccttaaacttttttttttttaaatcaaagctATCAAAACATCATTGTACATCTTTATCTGTGCAGTTAAAGATCACTTAGGCTATAGGagcatttttttggttttggtaaTGCAAAACTGTACGCTGCTTCTAACATTGTGATTCACTCCTGTAGTTGGAGTCTGCAACTTCAAAGCAAAGTACACAAGGTTGAGACATCTGTTTAATCAAAAGACacatttacctgaaaaattgtgagtgatacagaaaatgattatgtGGCTAAAAAGCTAGACTCATATCAACACTCAGGTTTACAGTAAACAATAGGGTGGTTCGCTTGATTGCTGTCACGTGATCACTTCCTCCGGTGGAAGAGATTCTTGATTCCCTCCTCCACAGACTTGGGCTCATGCATCATGGTCATAGGTTTGTTCTTCAGAGCTGCCTCTCTCATACTGTGATACACATACTCATTCTGTTTGAACATCCTCAGCTCCATCTCTGTCTGAATGCGCATTGCCTGTGAAGAAATCAGACCAGAAACATCAGCACTCACTGTCCGCCCAGGAGTTAGAGTACATAAGCAGTAGTCAGAAATGAAGGCTTGTGAAGTAGCCAGTTTAAAGCACAATTTgatgtaacttttttttgtggtattttCAATGTTAAAAGTAAGTCCAGTAGTCCCTCAGTTCTGTTTAGGAGCTGgtggcttttttcttttttttttagctagtAAATGCATCATTAAATTAATAGCCAGCATAAGCCAAAATACATGCAGCTAATGGCTTGCTTTGCCTATCTGCTGCTTCAATCCAGCATCATGGCAACGCGTGTAATAGAGCTGCCTACCCACTCCAGCAAATAATGTGGATGTCATGTTTTTCCTGTCCTAGGCGTGAAACGCACATGCAACCGAAGGTGCAGTAACTTGCGTTACCACCAGGGTGGGATATTTTATTTCAAGCCAGCAAGCTGAGATATGTATGTAAAAATAGTCTTTATACACCTATAGTATCATAATCTTTTGTTGCTGTTAAACCATATTTGTAATGTAGTATCATTTAAATGGCTGAAAATCTTGTGAGTTGTCCGCTGGAAATTAAATATCGCATCCTGCTGGTCCTGCAAGTTACTGCAACTTTTTGCAATTTTTAGCATGCATGTACATTTCACACCTATGAGACGTGCTCTCATAGGTATTACACGCTTTGTCATGATACCGGGTTGGCTGCTTGGTGCTGGCATTTATAACAGAGTGATGAGAATGACCCAAACAGTAAAGTCACTAAATCTAATACACTGTTCTGATAAAAGAACTGCTCATTATAGCtactgtaatattttttttgcatgacaATGAGTTATATTGGCTCACTTGGACTGCAGCTACATCATACATTAACACTATTTTGAGTGACTTTAAGGTAATTATTACATCAAGGTCCTTAGTGATGGGATGTGTTGGACCATGGGTAATCATGAGAATGGCGTAGGCCTTGCAGATCATCCCGTGTCCAACTTCTATCTGCCCAGCCTGCCAGTGGGTCACTCCTGCTCTCATGGCAGCCATACCAAGTGCAGCGTTGTTCGGGTGGTACAGCTTCCTGCCAGAGGGATGAGATTTGATTTGGGTTTTGTTATTCACATTTTCATGCTGACAAATAGCTCTTCTGATCAACATTAGATAAATCATGGTGCTAAATTATGGTCATGGAAATGCACAGTATTTTCCCACTCACACGTATCCGTCCACCATTTTACGGGCGTACTCTGCAGCGTCATCAAAGTACTGCAGGTAAGCTTGCACCTCACTCATTGTGCTCCACATCCTCAGAAGGTAGATATGAGTATCTGCCAGAATTGGCTCTGTCGTCTCAATGCACTCCCTGCAGATTTTTACAACCtgaggagaagaaaaataaCCCCATTAAGAAAACTTgtacagatttaaaaaacaaacaaaccaaaaaaacccagctATTTTTAAGTTACCTAATGCTGTTTATTTGTTCGTGTAAGTGATTTGATACAATACCTCATGGTAGTCACCATTTAACCGAGACTTTTCCATCTTCTCCAGCATCTGAAAGCAATAATCTGTTGCCTCTTTCACTTGTTCCTCTGAAGGCTAAAATGTTGGAGAAATTTATAAAAGTCAGGTATTAAAAAGTGAcaaagaaatgcacaaaaaatatGCTCAATGTTTATACaactaaatttgttttttagagGATTGTGTTATCCAGATTAGACTGTCTGAGTTCATAAAGTTGAAGGTCTGGTTATTTTTATCCCAAAAGGACCTTTGACCTGCTGATGGGACACTGTCCAGGACTTTTGATtacaacaaacaaaatgtaaatttttttaatattattattaggcaGCCAATCTGGCACTTCAAAACAGATCTGGTCAATTTTTCTGATTCATACTGTTAAAAATAGAAGCTccttaaacatttttttgtgctgATAGCTCCTGACACACGTTATTTATAACTTGTGACACACCCGTGTATAGTCTGACAAAAGCACGCAGAGTATACTAGTGTAACACCAGGAGTGCTACATTCAGATCATATCCAGCAGTGTCTCTCAATTCTAATATGACCTGTGTGTTGTCCACTTATGGATATTTGCCATTGAAAGCTTAATATGAACTCtaataaaagataaaacagaaaagattgttctttttgtaaGGTAAAACACTAAGttacaaatttaaaataattaaaattattcaATAAATGAACTTAAGATCAGGTATTTTTCTCTAATGACTGTTTCTCAAAAGCACGTTTGAATACTTTGAAGGCTGAATCCACTTGAGACTTATCTTTGCTTAAAATAGTCACTATGGAGCTGCTTCTCATGTGTCTCGCCTGTTCTTATCAGTTCTAAATGCAGTAAGGGCGAATGGTCCTTTTGCTTTGCAGAATTAAACTTAGACAAACAGACACGAACCTTAACTCCCTCCACTTCCCTCCCCCCCAGCTTGATGTCGTCTTTGATTCGGTTCTTGCAGTGTTCACATGTGCAGTCGAAGAAATATTGTGTTTTCAGCAGTCTTTGTCGCTCCTCCGACAAATTCAAGTAGTCCACGTAGGCGACTGTCAGTTCCTCGCCCTCTGCGATCTTACCCAAAGCACGCAGCTCAATCCTGAGGAGGAGAACTACACTTAAACACAAG
This sequence is a window from Archocentrus centrarchus isolate MPI-CPG fArcCen1 chromosome 9, fArcCen1, whole genome shotgun sequence. Protein-coding genes within it:
- the LOC115785804 gene encoding isotocin-neurophysin IT 1 gives rise to the protein MTGAAVSVCLLFLLSVCSACYISNCPIGGKRSIMDAPLRKCMSCGPGDRGRCFGPSICCGEGLGCLLGSPETAHCVEENYLLTPCQAGGRPCGSEGGRCAASGLCCDAESCTTDQSCLIEEEGDEQTSQFDGSDPGDIILRLLHLAGHTSPHRVHQ
- the LOC115786231 gene encoding fatty acid-binding protein, liver-type produces the protein MSFAGKYQLDSQENFEPFMKAIGLSDELIQKGKDVKSISEIEENGDTFKVTVTTGSNVIVSNFTIGQEAELLSPTGEKVKGVVQREGNKLKVTLKSIQSVTELLDANTLVTTMTVGNIVYKRTSKRM
- the smyd1b gene encoding histone-lysine N-methyltransferase SMYD1b isoform X1: MENVAIFDSPGKGRGLKVTKEFWAGDVIFSEASIAAVVFDSLAERICHSCFRRQDKLQRCGQCKFAHYCDRTCQRAAWAEHKLECGAIKAYGKVPNENIRLVARILWRLDKEGSLVSDMQLTTLDELEDHIVDMPEDDLKELKVDIHNFLDYWPRNSKQHTVDDISHIFGVINCNGFSVSDQRGLQAVGVGLFPNLCLVNHDCWPNCTVILNHGNQSAVNTMFHSQQRIELRALGKIAEGEELTVAYVDYLNLSEERQRLLKTQYFFDCTCEHCKNRIKDDIKLGGREVEGVKPSEEQVKEATDYCFQMLEKMEKSRLNGDYHEVVKICRECIETTEPILADTHIYLLRMWSTMSEVQAYLQYFDDAAEYARKMVDGYVKLYHPNNAALGMAAMRAGVTHWQAGQIEVGHGMICKAYAILMITHGPTHPITKDLDAMRIQTEMELRMFKQNEYVYHSMREAALKNKPMTMMHEPKSVEEGIKNLFHRRK
- the smyd1b gene encoding histone-lysine N-methyltransferase SMYD1b isoform X2; this encodes MENVAIFDSPGKGRGLKVTKEFWAGDVIFSEASIAAVVFDSLAERICHSCFRRQDKLQRCGQCKFAHYCDRTCQRAAWAEHKLECGAIKAYGKVPNENIRLVARILWRLDKEGSLVSDMQLTTLDELEDHIVDMPEDDLKELKVDIHNFLDYWPRNSKQHTVDDISHIFGVINCNGFSVSDQRGLQAVGVGLFPNLCLVNHDCWPNCTVILNHGKIELRALGKIAEGEELTVAYVDYLNLSEERQRLLKTQYFFDCTCEHCKNRIKDDIKLGGREVEGVKPSEEQVKEATDYCFQMLEKMEKSRLNGDYHEVVKICRECIETTEPILADTHIYLLRMWSTMSEVQAYLQYFDDAAEYARKMVDGYVKLYHPNNAALGMAAMRAGVTHWQAGQIEVGHGMICKAYAILMITHGPTHPITKDLDAMRIQTEMELRMFKQNEYVYHSMREAALKNKPMTMMHEPKSVEEGIKNLFHRRK